From the Solanum stenotomum isolate F172 chromosome 4, ASM1918654v1, whole genome shotgun sequence genome, one window contains:
- the LOC125862486 gene encoding DEAD-box ATP-dependent RNA helicase 20 isoform X3, producing the protein MALKGRDLIGIAETGSGKTIAYLLPAIVHVNAQPILDHGDGPIVLVLAPTRELAVQIQQEATKFGASSRIKNTCIYGGVPKGPQVRDLQKGVEIVIATPGRLIDMLESNHTNLRRVTYLVLDEADRMLDMGFEPQIRKIVSQVCFCNYLLDPKLSFPSFLDMGFEPQIRKIVSQIRPDRQTLYWSATWPKEVEQLARQFLFNAYKVIIGSADLKANHAIRQHVEIVSESQKYNKLVKLLEDIMDGSRILIFMDTKKGCDQVTRQLRMDGWPALSIHGDKSQAERDWVLSEFKAGKSPIMTATDVAARGLDVKDVKFVINYDFPGSLEDYVHRIGRTGRAGASGTAYTFFTAANARFAKDLVNILEEAGQKVGPELAKMGRGAPPPPGHGGFRDRGRGYGGNKQWS; encoded by the exons ATGGCCTTGAAGGGTCGTGATCTCATTGGTATAGCAGAAACAGGGTCTGGGAAGACAATTGCTTATCTGTTGCCTGCAATTGTGCACGTTAATGCCCAGCCCATTTTAG ATCATGGAGATGGTCCAATTGTCTTAGTGTTAGCCCCAACTCGTGAACTTGCTGTTCAGATTCAACAAGAAGCTACTAAATTTGGTGCATCATCACGGATTAAGAATACCTGCATTTATGGTGGGGTTCCAAAGGGGCCCCAAGTTCGTGATCTTCAGAAAG GTGTTGAAATTGTTATTGCCACACCTGGAAGGTTGATTGATATGTTAGAATCTAATCATACAAACCTGCGAAGAGTGACATATCTCGTGCTGGATGAGGCTGACCGCATGCTAGACATGGGTTTTGAACCTCAGATCCGCAAAATTGTTTCTCAGGTTTGCTTCTGTAATTACCTGTTAGATCCAAAATTGAGTTTCCCTTCTTTTCTAGACATGGGTTTTGAACCTCAGATCCGCAAAATTGTTTCTCAG ATTCGTCCAGATCGTCAAACGCTGTATTGGAGTGCCACATGGCCCAAAGAAGTTGAGCAGCTTGCAAGACAATTCCTGTTCAATGCATACAAA GTAATTATTGGTTCAGCTGACCTGAAAGCTAATCATGCTATTCGCCAGCATGTGGAAATCGTCTCGGAGAGCCAGAAGTATAATAA ATTAGTAAAGTTGCTGGAAGATATTATGGATGGTAGTCGTATTTTAATATTCATGGACaccaaaaaggggtgtgacCAAGTAACTCGGCAGCTCCGGATGGATGGGTGGCCTGCACTTTCTATTCATGGTGATAAGAGTCAAGCAGAAAGAGATTGGGTCCTTTCAGAATTCAAAGCTGGAAAGTCTCCTATAATGACAGCTACAGATGTTGCTGCTCGAGGTCTAG ATGTGAAGGATGTAAAATTTGTAATCAACTATGATTTTCCTGGATCATTGGAGGACTATGTTCATCGCATTGGTAGAACGGGAAGGGCTGGTGCCTCGGGGACAGCATACACATTCTTTACTGCAGCAAATGCTAGGTTTGCAAAGGATCTTGTTAACATTCTTGAGGAGGCCGGACAGAAAGTCGGTCCTGAATTGGCAAAAATGGGACGTGGTGCGCCTCCCCCTCCTG GTCACGGAGGGTTTCGAGACCGTGGAAGGGGTTATGGAGGCAATAAGCAGTGGAGCTAG
- the LOC125862485 gene encoding inactive protein kinase SELMODRAFT_444075-like isoform X1, with product MSKEVKKGKQEGKSSCDVAEKVMVAVKASKEIPKNALVWALTHVVQPGDYITLLVVVPSQSSGRKMWGFPMFAGDCANGPRKSHSGNSSEQKSDLTDSYSQMILQLQDVYDPTKINMKIKIVSGSPHGAVAAEAKKSRANWVVLDKHLKHEKKCCMQELHCNIVVMKRSQPKVLRLNLVGSPKKEPDVLGSLSSEKAQSCGPELEKNYSLASSRGPLVTPTSSPEIFSVTEAGTSSVSSSDPGTTPFFVAEVNRDLHKAELLALKEDQDVDDSSSESESENLSCSSSRFQPWVVDSVSSHCQLSQRQQISSIRSFDRPQTSTTNSLLEKFTKLDTEGGSGSPSYRDDMDYNRNMREAGPLTRSAPLGPPPLCSICQHKAPVFGKPPRWFTYTELELATGGFSQANFLAEGGYGSVHRGVLPDGQVVAVKQHKLASSQGDQEFCSEVEVLSCAQHRNVVMLIGFCIEDRRRLLVYEYICNGSLDSHLYGRNKEPLEWSARQKIAVGAARGLRYLHEECRVGCIVHRDMRPNNILITHDFEPLVGDFGLARWQPDGDTCVETRVLGTFGYLAPEYTQSGQITEKADVYSFGVVLVELVTGRKAVDLNRPKGQQCLTEWARPLLEACEIDELIDARIGSSYKEHEVYCMVHAASLCIRQDPQTRPRMSQVLRILEGDLMMDSGKMSTTPRYDVGSQSGRISSNHLMQYERYSGSIRNDELEGLSPKLSFDKRNPSIIWDRDSHRTAFSDHL from the exons ATGAGTAAGGAGGTGAAGAAAGGGAAGCAGGAGGGTAAAAGTAGTTGTGATGTTGCTGAGAAAGTTATGGTGGCTGTTAAGGCATCAAAAGAGATACCTAAAAATGCTCTTGTGTGGGCTTTGACTCATGTTGTTCAACCTGGAGATTACATTACACTTCTTGTGGTTGTTCCTTCACAAAGCTCTG GTAGAAAGATGTGGGGTTTCCCCATGTTTGCTGGAGATTGTGCCAATGGTCCCCGGAAGTCACATTCCGGAAATAGTAGTGAGCAAAAGTCAGACTTAACAGATTCCTACTCTCAGATGATCCTTCAGCTCCAAGATGTTTATGATCCCACTAAG ATAAACATGAAGATTAAAATTGTTTCTGGTTCACCGCATGGAGCTGTGGCTGCTGAGGCAAAGAAGAGTCGAGCTAATTGGGTTGTTTTGGACAA ACATCTCAAACATGAGAAGAAATGTTGTATGCAAGAGCTGCATTGCAATATCGTAGTAATGAAACGATCTCAACCAAAAGTTCTCCGCCTAAATTTAGTCGGTTCACCTAAAAAGGAACCTGATGTCTTGGGCTCATTATCTTCGGAGAAAGCTCAATCATGTGGACCAGAACTAGAAAAGAATTATTCATTGGCTTCTTCTAGAGGTCCATTAGTAACACCAACAAGTAGTCCAGAGATTTTCAGTGTTACTGAAGCTGGTACTTCATCAGTTTCAAGTTCTGATCCAGGAACTACACCATTTTTTGTCGCTGAAGTAAATCGGGATTTGCATAAGGCAGAGTTGTTAGCCTTAAAGGAAGATCAAGATGTAGATGATTCAAGTTCAGAGAGTGAGAGTGAAAATCTATCTTGTTCAAGCTCAAGATTCCAACCGTGGGTGGTGGACAGTGTCAGTTCACATTGTCAACTCTCTCAACGCCAGCAAATTAGCTCGATAAGATCTTTTGACAGGCCACAAACATCTACAACCAATTCATTACTGGAGAAGTTTACTAAGCTTGATACAGAAGGTGGCTCTGGATCCCCGAGCTATAGAGATGATATGGATTACAATCGAAATATGAGAGAAGCAGGTCCATTAACCAGAAGTGCACCTCTTGGCCCTCCTCCCTTGTGTTCAATATGTCAACACAAGGCTCCTGTATTTGGGAAACCTCCCAGGTGGTTCACTTATACAGAGCTGGAGCTTGCAACAGGAGGATTTTCACAAGCCAATTTCTTGGCAGAGGGAGGGTATGGATCCGTTCACAGAGGAGTCCTTCCAGACGGTCAAGTTGTTGCTGTCAAGCAACATAAGTTGGCAAGTTCTCAAGGGGATCAAGAATTTTGCTCGGAAGTTGAAGTGCTCAGCTGTGCTCAGCACCGAAATGTTGTCATGTTGATAGGATTCTGCATTGAAGACAGGAGAAGATTGCtagtatatgaatatatatgcAATGGTTCTTTAGATTCTCATCTATATG GACGCAATAAGGAACCTTTGGAGTGGTCTGCACGTCAAAAGATAGCTGTTGGAGCTGCACGAGGTTTGCGATATCTGCATGAAGAGTGCAGAGTGGGCTGCATTGTCCATCGGGACATGAGACCAAACAACATTCTCATCACTCATGACTTTGAACCACTA GTCGGAGACTTTGGTTTGGCTAGATGGCAACCGGATGGTGATACATGCGTTGAAACGAGAGTACTTGGAACATTTGG GTACTTGGCTCCTGAGTATACTCAAAGCGGCCAAATTACTGAGAAAGCTGATGTTTACTCGTTTGGTGTGGTGCTCGTAGAGCTTGTAACTGGTCGTAAAGCAGTGGATCTTAACAGGCCTAAAGGCCAACAGTGTCTCACAGAATGG GCACGTCCATTGTTGGAAGCATGTGAAATCGATGAGTTAATAGATGCCCGGATAGGAAGCAGCTACAAGGAGCACGAGGTGTATTGCATGGTGCATGCTGCATCTTTGTGCATAAGGCAGGATCCTCAGACTAGGCCTCGAATGTCTCAG GTACTTCGAATTCTTGAAGGTGACCTGATGATGGATTCTGGTAAAATGTCTACAACACCTAGGTATGATGTGGGAAGCCAAAGTGGAAGGATTTCGTCTAATCACCTCATGCAGTATGAAAGGTACAGTGGTTCTATACGAAATGACGAATTGGAGGGTCTAAGTCCAAAGCTCTCATTTGATAAAAGGAACCCCTCTATTATTTGGGATAGGGATAGTCACAGGACTGCATTTTCAGATCATCTGTAA
- the LOC125862485 gene encoding inactive protein kinase SELMODRAFT_444075-like isoform X2, which produces MWGFPMFAGDCANGPRKSHSGNSSEQKSDLTDSYSQMILQLQDVYDPTKINMKIKIVSGSPHGAVAAEAKKSRANWVVLDKHLKHEKKCCMQELHCNIVVMKRSQPKVLRLNLVGSPKKEPDVLGSLSSEKAQSCGPELEKNYSLASSRGPLVTPTSSPEIFSVTEAGTSSVSSSDPGTTPFFVAEVNRDLHKAELLALKEDQDVDDSSSESESENLSCSSSRFQPWVVDSVSSHCQLSQRQQISSIRSFDRPQTSTTNSLLEKFTKLDTEGGSGSPSYRDDMDYNRNMREAGPLTRSAPLGPPPLCSICQHKAPVFGKPPRWFTYTELELATGGFSQANFLAEGGYGSVHRGVLPDGQVVAVKQHKLASSQGDQEFCSEVEVLSCAQHRNVVMLIGFCIEDRRRLLVYEYICNGSLDSHLYGRNKEPLEWSARQKIAVGAARGLRYLHEECRVGCIVHRDMRPNNILITHDFEPLVGDFGLARWQPDGDTCVETRVLGTFGYLAPEYTQSGQITEKADVYSFGVVLVELVTGRKAVDLNRPKGQQCLTEWARPLLEACEIDELIDARIGSSYKEHEVYCMVHAASLCIRQDPQTRPRMSQVLRILEGDLMMDSGKMSTTPRYDVGSQSGRISSNHLMQYERYSGSIRNDELEGLSPKLSFDKRNPSIIWDRDSHRTAFSDHL; this is translated from the exons ATGTGGGGTTTCCCCATGTTTGCTGGAGATTGTGCCAATGGTCCCCGGAAGTCACATTCCGGAAATAGTAGTGAGCAAAAGTCAGACTTAACAGATTCCTACTCTCAGATGATCCTTCAGCTCCAAGATGTTTATGATCCCACTAAG ATAAACATGAAGATTAAAATTGTTTCTGGTTCACCGCATGGAGCTGTGGCTGCTGAGGCAAAGAAGAGTCGAGCTAATTGGGTTGTTTTGGACAA ACATCTCAAACATGAGAAGAAATGTTGTATGCAAGAGCTGCATTGCAATATCGTAGTAATGAAACGATCTCAACCAAAAGTTCTCCGCCTAAATTTAGTCGGTTCACCTAAAAAGGAACCTGATGTCTTGGGCTCATTATCTTCGGAGAAAGCTCAATCATGTGGACCAGAACTAGAAAAGAATTATTCATTGGCTTCTTCTAGAGGTCCATTAGTAACACCAACAAGTAGTCCAGAGATTTTCAGTGTTACTGAAGCTGGTACTTCATCAGTTTCAAGTTCTGATCCAGGAACTACACCATTTTTTGTCGCTGAAGTAAATCGGGATTTGCATAAGGCAGAGTTGTTAGCCTTAAAGGAAGATCAAGATGTAGATGATTCAAGTTCAGAGAGTGAGAGTGAAAATCTATCTTGTTCAAGCTCAAGATTCCAACCGTGGGTGGTGGACAGTGTCAGTTCACATTGTCAACTCTCTCAACGCCAGCAAATTAGCTCGATAAGATCTTTTGACAGGCCACAAACATCTACAACCAATTCATTACTGGAGAAGTTTACTAAGCTTGATACAGAAGGTGGCTCTGGATCCCCGAGCTATAGAGATGATATGGATTACAATCGAAATATGAGAGAAGCAGGTCCATTAACCAGAAGTGCACCTCTTGGCCCTCCTCCCTTGTGTTCAATATGTCAACACAAGGCTCCTGTATTTGGGAAACCTCCCAGGTGGTTCACTTATACAGAGCTGGAGCTTGCAACAGGAGGATTTTCACAAGCCAATTTCTTGGCAGAGGGAGGGTATGGATCCGTTCACAGAGGAGTCCTTCCAGACGGTCAAGTTGTTGCTGTCAAGCAACATAAGTTGGCAAGTTCTCAAGGGGATCAAGAATTTTGCTCGGAAGTTGAAGTGCTCAGCTGTGCTCAGCACCGAAATGTTGTCATGTTGATAGGATTCTGCATTGAAGACAGGAGAAGATTGCtagtatatgaatatatatgcAATGGTTCTTTAGATTCTCATCTATATG GACGCAATAAGGAACCTTTGGAGTGGTCTGCACGTCAAAAGATAGCTGTTGGAGCTGCACGAGGTTTGCGATATCTGCATGAAGAGTGCAGAGTGGGCTGCATTGTCCATCGGGACATGAGACCAAACAACATTCTCATCACTCATGACTTTGAACCACTA GTCGGAGACTTTGGTTTGGCTAGATGGCAACCGGATGGTGATACATGCGTTGAAACGAGAGTACTTGGAACATTTGG GTACTTGGCTCCTGAGTATACTCAAAGCGGCCAAATTACTGAGAAAGCTGATGTTTACTCGTTTGGTGTGGTGCTCGTAGAGCTTGTAACTGGTCGTAAAGCAGTGGATCTTAACAGGCCTAAAGGCCAACAGTGTCTCACAGAATGG GCACGTCCATTGTTGGAAGCATGTGAAATCGATGAGTTAATAGATGCCCGGATAGGAAGCAGCTACAAGGAGCACGAGGTGTATTGCATGGTGCATGCTGCATCTTTGTGCATAAGGCAGGATCCTCAGACTAGGCCTCGAATGTCTCAG GTACTTCGAATTCTTGAAGGTGACCTGATGATGGATTCTGGTAAAATGTCTACAACACCTAGGTATGATGTGGGAAGCCAAAGTGGAAGGATTTCGTCTAATCACCTCATGCAGTATGAAAGGTACAGTGGTTCTATACGAAATGACGAATTGGAGGGTCTAAGTCCAAAGCTCTCATTTGATAAAAGGAACCCCTCTATTATTTGGGATAGGGATAGTCACAGGACTGCATTTTCAGATCATCTGTAA
- the LOC125862486 gene encoding DEAD-box ATP-dependent RNA helicase 20 isoform X2 gives MSRYDSRPADPGSYRDRRSDSGFGGGPNYRSSSSSRRDSEGKESPRKVNLDDLTPFEKNFYVESPSIAAMTEGEVEEYRLRREITIEGRDVPKPIKSFHDVGFPDYVLQEIEKAGFTEPTPIQAQGWPMALKGRDLIGIAETGSGKTIAYLLPAIVHVNAQPILDHGDGPIVLVLAPTRELAVQIQQEATKFGASSRIKNTCIYGGVPKGPQVRDLQKGVEIVIATPGRLIDMLESNHTNLRRVTYLVLDEADRMLDMGFEPQIRKIVSQIRPDRQTLYWSATWPKEVEQLARQFLFNAYKVIIGSADLKANHAIRQHVEIVSESQKYNKLVKLLEDIMDGSRILIFMDTKKGCDQVTRQLRMDGWPALSIHGDKSQAERDWVLSEFKAGKSPIMTATDVAARGLDVKDVKFVINYDFPGSLEDYVHRIGRTGRAGASGTAYTFFTAANARFAKDLVNILEEAGQKVGPELAKMGRGAPPPPGHGGFRDRGRGYGGNKQWS, from the exons ATGAGTCGCTACGACAGCCGTCCGGCTGACCCTGGCTCTTACCGTGACCGTCGCAG TGATTCAGGCTTCGGTGGGGGCCCAAATTATAGGTCATCATCATCGAGCAGGAGAGATTCCGAGGGTAAGGAGTCTCCACGGAAGGTTAATTTGGATGATTTGACTCCATTCGAGAAGAATTTCTATGTTGAATCACCATCCATAGCAGCAATGACTGAAGGTGAGGTGGAAGAGTATAGACTACGACGGGAGATCACTATTGAGGGTCGTGATGTGCCCAAGCCTATAAAGTCCTTTCATGACGTAGGATTTCCAg ATTATGTCTTGCAAGAAATTGAAAAGGCTGGCTTCACTGAACCTACACCTATTCAAGCTCAAGGTTGGCCTATGGCCTTGAAGGGTCGTGATCTCATTGGTATAGCAGAAACAGGGTCTGGGAAGACAATTGCTTATCTGTTGCCTGCAATTGTGCACGTTAATGCCCAGCCCATTTTAG ATCATGGAGATGGTCCAATTGTCTTAGTGTTAGCCCCAACTCGTGAACTTGCTGTTCAGATTCAACAAGAAGCTACTAAATTTGGTGCATCATCACGGATTAAGAATACCTGCATTTATGGTGGGGTTCCAAAGGGGCCCCAAGTTCGTGATCTTCAGAAAG GTGTTGAAATTGTTATTGCCACACCTGGAAGGTTGATTGATATGTTAGAATCTAATCATACAAACCTGCGAAGAGTGACATATCTCGTGCTGGATGAGGCTGACCGCATGCTAGACATGGGTTTTGAACCTCAGATCCGCAAAATTGTTTCTCAG ATTCGTCCAGATCGTCAAACGCTGTATTGGAGTGCCACATGGCCCAAAGAAGTTGAGCAGCTTGCAAGACAATTCCTGTTCAATGCATACAAA GTAATTATTGGTTCAGCTGACCTGAAAGCTAATCATGCTATTCGCCAGCATGTGGAAATCGTCTCGGAGAGCCAGAAGTATAATAA ATTAGTAAAGTTGCTGGAAGATATTATGGATGGTAGTCGTATTTTAATATTCATGGACaccaaaaaggggtgtgacCAAGTAACTCGGCAGCTCCGGATGGATGGGTGGCCTGCACTTTCTATTCATGGTGATAAGAGTCAAGCAGAAAGAGATTGGGTCCTTTCAGAATTCAAAGCTGGAAAGTCTCCTATAATGACAGCTACAGATGTTGCTGCTCGAGGTCTAG ATGTGAAGGATGTAAAATTTGTAATCAACTATGATTTTCCTGGATCATTGGAGGACTATGTTCATCGCATTGGTAGAACGGGAAGGGCTGGTGCCTCGGGGACAGCATACACATTCTTTACTGCAGCAAATGCTAGGTTTGCAAAGGATCTTGTTAACATTCTTGAGGAGGCCGGACAGAAAGTCGGTCCTGAATTGGCAAAAATGGGACGTGGTGCGCCTCCCCCTCCTG GTCACGGAGGGTTTCGAGACCGTGGAAGGGGTTATGGAGGCAATAAGCAGTGGAGCTAG
- the LOC125862486 gene encoding DEAD-box ATP-dependent RNA helicase 20 isoform X1, with protein MSRYDSRPADPGSYRDRRSDSGFGGGPNYRSSSSSRRDSEGKESPRKVNLDDLTPFEKNFYVESPSIAAMTEGEVEEYRLRREITIEGRDVPKPIKSFHDVGFPDYVLQEIEKAGFTEPTPIQAQGWPMALKGRDLIGIAETGSGKTIAYLLPAIVHVNAQPILDHGDGPIVLVLAPTRELAVQIQQEATKFGASSRIKNTCIYGGVPKGPQVRDLQKGVEIVIATPGRLIDMLESNHTNLRRVTYLVLDEADRMLDMGFEPQIRKIVSQVCFCNYLLDPKLSFPSFLDMGFEPQIRKIVSQIRPDRQTLYWSATWPKEVEQLARQFLFNAYKVIIGSADLKANHAIRQHVEIVSESQKYNKLVKLLEDIMDGSRILIFMDTKKGCDQVTRQLRMDGWPALSIHGDKSQAERDWVLSEFKAGKSPIMTATDVAARGLDVKDVKFVINYDFPGSLEDYVHRIGRTGRAGASGTAYTFFTAANARFAKDLVNILEEAGQKVGPELAKMGRGAPPPPGHGGFRDRGRGYGGNKQWS; from the exons ATGAGTCGCTACGACAGCCGTCCGGCTGACCCTGGCTCTTACCGTGACCGTCGCAG TGATTCAGGCTTCGGTGGGGGCCCAAATTATAGGTCATCATCATCGAGCAGGAGAGATTCCGAGGGTAAGGAGTCTCCACGGAAGGTTAATTTGGATGATTTGACTCCATTCGAGAAGAATTTCTATGTTGAATCACCATCCATAGCAGCAATGACTGAAGGTGAGGTGGAAGAGTATAGACTACGACGGGAGATCACTATTGAGGGTCGTGATGTGCCCAAGCCTATAAAGTCCTTTCATGACGTAGGATTTCCAg ATTATGTCTTGCAAGAAATTGAAAAGGCTGGCTTCACTGAACCTACACCTATTCAAGCTCAAGGTTGGCCTATGGCCTTGAAGGGTCGTGATCTCATTGGTATAGCAGAAACAGGGTCTGGGAAGACAATTGCTTATCTGTTGCCTGCAATTGTGCACGTTAATGCCCAGCCCATTTTAG ATCATGGAGATGGTCCAATTGTCTTAGTGTTAGCCCCAACTCGTGAACTTGCTGTTCAGATTCAACAAGAAGCTACTAAATTTGGTGCATCATCACGGATTAAGAATACCTGCATTTATGGTGGGGTTCCAAAGGGGCCCCAAGTTCGTGATCTTCAGAAAG GTGTTGAAATTGTTATTGCCACACCTGGAAGGTTGATTGATATGTTAGAATCTAATCATACAAACCTGCGAAGAGTGACATATCTCGTGCTGGATGAGGCTGACCGCATGCTAGACATGGGTTTTGAACCTCAGATCCGCAAAATTGTTTCTCAGGTTTGCTTCTGTAATTACCTGTTAGATCCAAAATTGAGTTTCCCTTCTTTTCTAGACATGGGTTTTGAACCTCAGATCCGCAAAATTGTTTCTCAG ATTCGTCCAGATCGTCAAACGCTGTATTGGAGTGCCACATGGCCCAAAGAAGTTGAGCAGCTTGCAAGACAATTCCTGTTCAATGCATACAAA GTAATTATTGGTTCAGCTGACCTGAAAGCTAATCATGCTATTCGCCAGCATGTGGAAATCGTCTCGGAGAGCCAGAAGTATAATAA ATTAGTAAAGTTGCTGGAAGATATTATGGATGGTAGTCGTATTTTAATATTCATGGACaccaaaaaggggtgtgacCAAGTAACTCGGCAGCTCCGGATGGATGGGTGGCCTGCACTTTCTATTCATGGTGATAAGAGTCAAGCAGAAAGAGATTGGGTCCTTTCAGAATTCAAAGCTGGAAAGTCTCCTATAATGACAGCTACAGATGTTGCTGCTCGAGGTCTAG ATGTGAAGGATGTAAAATTTGTAATCAACTATGATTTTCCTGGATCATTGGAGGACTATGTTCATCGCATTGGTAGAACGGGAAGGGCTGGTGCCTCGGGGACAGCATACACATTCTTTACTGCAGCAAATGCTAGGTTTGCAAAGGATCTTGTTAACATTCTTGAGGAGGCCGGACAGAAAGTCGGTCCTGAATTGGCAAAAATGGGACGTGGTGCGCCTCCCCCTCCTG GTCACGGAGGGTTTCGAGACCGTGGAAGGGGTTATGGAGGCAATAAGCAGTGGAGCTAG
- the LOC125862497 gene encoding uncharacterized protein LOC125862497: protein MASTSTSTPVGSAAAPPPPPKESFLRRNKFIFPMFLAVNLSVGAYIFMNKKKDVGTEAGEVSDVPSSSVSSTVAEKQATVPVLVQPAIVHEPIPEDQQRELMKWILEEKRKLKPKDPEEKKRIDEEKAMLKQFIRAKSIPSL from the exons ATGGCGTCAACGTCAACATCAACGCCGGTGGGTAGTGCGGCGGCGCCGCCACCTCCGCCCAAGGAATCTTTTCTCCGCCGTAACAAGTTCATTTTTCCTATGTTCTTGGCTGTCAATTTGTCTGTTGGAG CTTATATTTTCATGAACAAAAAGAAAGATGTGGGAACTGAGGCAGGAGAAGTGTCAGATGTTCCTAGCAGTTCAGTTTCATCAACAGTTGCTGAGAAGCAAGCAACTGTTCCAGTTCTTGTGCAGCCTGCTATTGTTCATGAACCAATACCAGAAGATCAACAACGAGAACTAATGAAGTGGATATTGGAAGAGAAGAGAAAACTTAAACCAAAAGATCCAGAGGAGAAAAAGCGCATTGATGAGGAGAAAGCTATGCTCAAGCAGTTTATTCGAGCCAAGTCCATTCCAAGTTTGTAA